The genomic window TTCGCACGATCACCTATACTCGCGGGATACGCCCGGCGGCAAACGTAACGCTGGCCGACGACCAGCGTCTAGCAGCGACGGGCAACGCGTACGCCGAGTATAATCTCGGCTCGCGCTACGAAAACGGCCGTGGTGTCGCCAAAGACGATGCGATCGCATTGCACTGGTACCAAAAGGCCGCCGATCAAGGTCTTCCCGATGCCGAGAACAAGCTCGGCGCCATCTACGATTCGGGACGCGGCCTCAAGCGCGACTATGGCAAGGCGCTGCATTACTACAAACTCGCCGCGGCTAAGGGCTTTGCCGAAGCCGAGAAGAACGCCGGTTCCGTCTACGACGACGGGCGCGGTGTGCCCGTGAACTACCCGACGGCGCTGCACTTTTACCGCGAAGCTGCCGCGCAAGGCCTTGCGAGCGCGCAGGACAAGATCGGGGTTCTCTATCGAGAGGGACACGGCGTCAGGAAGAGCTACCCGACGGCATTACAGTGGTTTCGCCTCGCCGCCGCACAGGGGTTGCCCGACGGACAGTTTGACCTCGGGCTGATGTACGCGGTCTACTTTGACGAAGCACGCGTGCCGCAGGACGAGGGAGCCGCGCTGCGACTGTTTCGTCTCGCCGCTGCCCAACGATATGCGCTGGCGCAAACCGAAATTGGCATCTTGTACTTGTACGGAGTGGGCGTGCCGCAAAACTACCTTGCGGCGCGGGAATGGACGAAACGTGCCGCCGATCAAGGATCCCAGTGCGGCGAGAGAAACCTCGGCATGTATTACGAACTCGGCTTGGGTGTCCCGCTGGACTATGCGGCGGCGTTGCATTGGTATTTGCTCGCGGCGGCCCAGGGCAATGCTCAGGCGGACTGGCGGATCGGAGCGTTCTACGAAAACGGCGACGGCGTTCCTCAAAGCTATGCAGCCGCGATGCACTGGTATCAACTCGGAGCGGCGCTGGGCTGGGCCGGAGCGAAGTTCGCCATCGGAGAGATGTATTATAACGGACGCGGCGTGACGCGGGACTATACGACCGCCATGAAGTGGTATCGGTCGGGGGCGGAAGATGAGTCCGAGGCGGCTGTGCTCCCCTCGGCGCGGCTCGGC from Candidatus Baltobacteraceae bacterium includes these protein-coding regions:
- a CDS encoding tetratricopeptide repeat protein; translated protein: MVFCVAAIGPVRADGRLPSVVDIRVGSRSDADHVDGVTVRTVAGQVSERRLELGDRIGNETITVPANDTIVLGAPDGRGRMTLEPGGTYSFQNTGRLEKTTVEAPGRVEVHDPLGFFSNITAGGVAASSEDPDFSIAVTATKVTLTSAKGLVYAEALPGVSVVANAPCTTMPPAYGVRYDEVSPDALRTITYTRGIRPAANVTLADDQRLAATGNAYAEYNLGSRYENGRGVAKDDAIALHWYQKAADQGLPDAENKLGAIYDSGRGLKRDYGKALHYYKLAAAKGFAEAEKNAGSVYDDGRGVPVNYPTALHFYREAAAQGLASAQDKIGVLYREGHGVRKSYPTALQWFRLAAAQGLPDGQFDLGLMYAVYFDEARVPQDEGAALRLFRLAAAQRYALAQTEIGILYLYGVGVPQNYLAAREWTKRAADQGSQCGERNLGMYYELGLGVPLDYAAALHWYLLAAAQGNAQADWRIGAFYENGDGVPQSYAAAMHWYQLGAALGWAGAKFAIGEMYYNGRGVTRDYTTAMKWYRSGAEDESEAAVLPSARLGDMYYEGIGVPRDYSAALHWYLIAASPLPPYATIFPDLYHLLDPARGRAHYRLGLMYYYGYGVPRDRVKALQWFKLAWADGYPEAKFAP